The nucleotide sequence CACTATGATGCCAATTAAGTACCGAAAGCGAATACTAACGCCTTGAAACAGTTTATCCAGTCGGTGATGCAGTTCCAAAGCGTGATGAACTGTTCCAAGTTGATGTTTCCCGTGAAGGTTCGGTCGAACATGCCTATCATGAGGCATACAATGTCTTCGCTGAAGCATTTCCAGCACCCATTGGCCAAGGCCCTCTGCAGCTCGATATGCTTGATGAAACCGCTCTGGTCTCGGTCCACAGACTTGAAGACAGACGTCAGATAGGCCACGTCCTTCTTTTCAATGAGGGATGTCTCAGACGGCGTCTTGCTCATGCTGGTCAGTGGGACCACAGGATATCTGCAGAGATACTTCAAAGACGTGGAAAGTTCAGTGGATGCAGGAAGAGGTGTTGGCTTTGTCGTGCACAGATCACTGTACCGTACATATGCCAATTGCCATAGTCGCATGATACATTATTTATGCGGACCGGCCAAGTATTAAcggtttttttttacagcggtagctgttaacgGAAGGTTTTGGGAAATTTTGCTGTGGCTCTACCACAAAACCATCGGTGTCGGTTTCAGTTTCAGGTTCGGTGATGTAAAGCAATTAAAATAATCCGAAGCTAATAATAGCAGCTTTGATATACTAGGAGACGGGTAGGTTGTCCCGAAAAGTGTCGCGatttttcagcgtttcctgtcccgCTTTTTCCCGATTTCAGTAATATTCTTGTCCCCGCTCATCCCAGCTTTACACATCACACAATTGTAACCGTCCAGTATTTTTTATTGTATCTGAACAGCTTCATACTGACAGCTATACGATCTCCCGATTTTACTTGTTTCGTTAAAGGAATTTATCAAACATCAAACATCAATAATGTTGCCGCTGTATACTCAAAGTACTTTGCACTTTGTTCTATTCGTCTGTGTTGAAAAAACTGTGGAGCAGCTGCTAGTCATGAAGCGTATGGAAAGTCAAGGAAGTACCATGATCAGATATCTCGCCGACAATAGGGAGTTTTGGGAAACCCTGAGCTCCCTTCGATTCCTTTTTCCATATCGCTATCAGCCAATCAGCTATCAGCGTAGCACTAGCCGGTCGGCTGATAGCGATACGATGATGGAATCTGAGGGCGATCGCGGTttaaaactccctaataggGAGTTTTTCCTAGCGGTGTTTTAGGGAGTTTCATAAGACTCCCTAATGGGGAGTTTTTCCTAGAGGTGttttagggagttttaggaagtCGTGAGCTCCCTTTGATTCCTTTTCCGTATCGCTATGAGCCAAGGGGAAGTGACTCAGAACGTAATCATCTGACTGGGTCGTGGCAAAACCGTTCAGGAACCGTTTGGGCCAGAAACGCTattcactaaaactcgctatcgGTATCCGTTCAAACTTCCGTTTCCGAGGTGGCATGCGTAACAGCTGACGTATAGCTGTTTTCGTACTGCAGTTGCGAGTCACTACGGAATTACTATGAACACACATTCGTCAACTTCTACGAATGACAGACAGACGACAAACATACGACAGAATCGCACATGTATATGAGAGAATTAACGTAAGGGAAGTCACGCACCTGCTACGCAGTGGTACGAGGAACCTTCAAGTTATGAAGCCGAACATTTCAGTATTTATTTACCGAATCTTTGTAGTTTTTGTATTCGCCCTCAGCACTTGCAGCGTAGCGTGAATGGAAGGTTTGCGGACTTTTTACTATCTGATTTATGGACTAcgaaatacagggtgtgtgcagaaaaacatgacccgcatttaggcacatggcttgttgcctacctaactaacgaacttccggtggcgcacgatggcgcatttatgcgtgcgaaatctgcagaaaaattgtggaagccatactcagcttaaaaaataagcggaacaacgaaaacgtcggcttccgtgcatcagaatagggcaacatggtggacaacagggtgtatgtaaaagggcaacacggtggacgtaggagagttgtgttcaagtaccgctaggggagctatcggtgcataaatcgaaacgatgtcccacatggatgctcatcggcagtacccctagcggtgcctgcacataactctcctgagaccgaaatgcactactaTGCACTGCCATGGCCGCCCTATTCTAGTGCATGGAAGACCATgctttcgcgctctgtttatttttttacgctgagtatggcttccaggatttttttgtagctttcggacgcataaatacgccgccgtgcgccaccggaagttcctcggcaaagtagacaacgagttacatgtaaaaatgcgggtaacgtttttctgcacacaccctgtatatccatTCTTTCCTGAAGCAGATTCTGCACCAGCCTATATGCGCATGTCCTTTCTCGACAGCCACGCATGCACACTCACCTGTACGGAAATTCCACAAGAACGCAAGCGTCTCCAGCAAACAAAGACCCGGGGGACCAAGCAACTCGATGGATTGCACGGGGACTCTTGAACGAAAAGTAATAGTCTGTGATGGTGACTATAGTCCAACAGTCCCCCAAAGACGCAACTTCGTCTTCCTTCACGGCCATCGACGAGTCGCCGTCTTCTTCTTGATGACGATTCTTGCTACTTCTTGGCCCCCAGAATATGTGGAACATACTTCAGATCACGATCGCGTTGTTGATGGTCGATGTTGATCGTATGTTGAACGTGTATCTACCGTGCATGACGTTGGCATTATGCCGTTGTGAATTCGTTGTTACAGTCACTGAATGTCATAACCCGGTTGACACGAGAAACCCTCCAGGTTCCAATGTTCTGGCGAGTGAACTCAGTTTAAAGGGTTCATATGCGTTTGATATCATTGATACGAATATTTTTTGGCCGCACGGAACGCCGCGGGACCACTATTCCCGGCACGCCGCCAGCGACCGAACATTCCGGGACCAAATTTCCTGGATCCCGCACCGGTGTACCGCACTTTTGGGCTGCCGGCTGCTAGGGGACACTGGAAAATAATTAAAATACATAATATATTCTATGTCTCAAATATGTATTGGATACGTGAACCCTACACATACGTACTGTACACGTCACTTATCTGTTATACACAAGTTCtttcccaacaacaacaacaacagatacacTGGCGATGATCAGCTACGTTCCCAGAACTTTGATTATTCTTATGTGTCTTCGTATTATATTACATGTATTGCTGCAGGTCATTCGTATGTAGATAGATACGTGCGCATAGGTTTTGGTACCTCCCACGCATGTttttacaataaaatatattattGCAGCAAATTTACGCTAGTAGAGTGAGCAACTGTGTTCGCCACTCGCGTATCCTACATTACTTTGCAGAAGTTGCGAAAAAGAACTGCTGAGCAGGGGCAGTGCCCATTTCCATCAACCAGGGCCACCACCAATTCATGCACGGGTCCAACCAATTCCACGCATTCTGAATGACAAAAAGTGGCAAAAATGACAGCTCGTGGAACGCGCATGAAATTGAGAGTTGTGTAAGACGTCCTGGAACTCGTGAACACTTTCAGGTCATATCGTCGTGAGTTCTATCGCATCAATCGACAAAGCCTTGACTATGCTGGCAATTTGATCTTTGGATCGATTCAGGAAGAGGGACTTTATTCGCATTCGGCACCTGAGATAACACTCTGGCGCGTCACTTCCATGGGAATTTTGAATTtttaccctcccccccccctaaacGAGGTGGATGTCCTCCAAATCCTTCCGTTCTGCACCCCAGACAAAGGCCATGCTCATCAACGTCTTCTCCCCCTTTTCAAAACACAAAGGTCTTTTTCTTCCCCAAACTAATCCCTGTATGACGTGGTCCGAAACTCCTTCATTGTCAGCAATCTTCCTTCTGCCAGCGGCCACTCGAGTCACTCAAGGTCGACACAAGATTCCAAACACCGCGGCGGAAACTTATGTCGCAAGTCATTGGACGGTCCTCGGAAGGCGAGGGAGACGGAGCATCCTCAGCGCTAGCCAGAAGCGGACGGCCGTTCTGTCGCGTGTTGCCAACCGACTGGAAGGTAGAGATGCGGATGGACTGTGTGGACCGCGCCGTCTCCTGGCTTTTCCAGGTGATCGGCGAGTACATTGCTCGTTACCCTGGATACTTTGTCATCGTGCCTCTACTCGTAGCAGCATGCTTAGCGACGGGACTTCAACGGATGGTCTACGTGGACGACCCGGAATACCTCTTCAGCCCCGTGAACGGCCGATCTCACGACGAACGGAAGATCGTCGAAGCGCTTTTCCCGCAGAACACGTCGCGGAACTTCGACATCGGAAGGCAGACGAAACCCGAAAAGTTTGGCAGGCTCATCGTAGTGACGAAAGATGAGAGTAATCTGCTTCGGCGCGAAATCTGGGACGAGATCATGTTGTTGGACAGCATCATCAAGAACATGACGGTGGCGTGGGACGACGATGTTTGGAGGTATGAACAGATATGTGCGCGAGACGGGCCACTGTGTTATCCGAATGACCTGCTCGATTTTTACCCCATCATCGATGAGATCGAGAACGGCAGCTTTAAGTTGGAGTATCCGCTCCGGATTGACAGGGCTAGGCAGAAGGTGTACTTTACTGGTGCTCTTATGGGTGGTATTGTGCCCGATGGCAACGGATACATCAAGTCTGCCAAAGCTATGGCTTTGTTCTACTACCTCGACACGTCGAGCAGGAAGGCAAACTTGCGATCGCAGGCATGGGAGTACGCCTTCCTGGATCTTATGGAGACACTCCAACTGGAACATCTGCGAATGGCCTGGTTCACTTCCCGATCGCTAGCCGAAGAATTGGAGAAGAACACAACGATCGTGACTCCCTTCTTCAGCATTACTGTTGTGATCATGTTGCTGTTTACAGTGTCTACGTGTGTGATGTCGGACGCGGTGCGCAGCAAACCATGGCTTGGGATTCTGGGCTGCATCTCGGCTGGGGTGTCGGTCATTGCTGGCTTTGGCCTGGTGATCTACACGGGTTTAGAGTTCATCGGCATAAACATGGCCGCTCCGTTTCTCATGCTCGGTAAGTCGTGTGCTCACTTTCGTCCTCTTGTTTTTCTTGTACGCCTTCTGATGTGCGTGGTTCCTTCTTTGTACGTTCCTTCCTGTACTACAAGGCGGAAAGCAGGATATGCTCACTACCAAGCTAGCGATCGTTTTGTAAAAGTGATGCCATGCAAGTAAACGGACGGCGTTCCCTTTTCTGGAACGTTCGTTGGATATCGGCACGTGGACTTACGGGTGTCACATGTTCACGTATCATTGTTCGCGCCTTGCGAAGTATGTGTTTCATATGCTATAGTTCAAAGGCGTAGAGTCATCGGTGGGATAATGAATTGCGTGCCGTTAATGCCGTGTGTTCCGGTTCAGTCATGTCATTCTCTTCTGCGTTTGTGCAATTCGAATTTCGCGGACATACAGTTGGTTTAGATTGCTCCTTGGCTGCGATTGGTGGGATTTCCTCTCTGGGAAAGCCACGGCGAGTGCTTCCCTCTTTATCCGTTTGGTATCCCTCTTGCAATCTCTTAaagatcgcagcatcgtaacgccgtccgtgcttgtgcaatgagcggcgttacgatgtcGCGATCTTCAGGAGATGCCAGCAACGCCACCCAGGTTTGGTCGGAAGGAAAGAGGCCTTTAGACTGTCTCTCTCTTCCTAGGTATAGCGTTCACTGATGCGTCAGACGCTCTGACTCACTTTTGGCTCAGTGGTCGCAATGTTGTTGAAACCGACAAAAGCAGATTGCTTTGGCAGTCGTATCATGTTGTTACATCTTGTGGTAGCATGATGTTTTCAAGGATTTGTCCAATCTCTGAGTCATAATTACCGATAGCGAGTTGCGTGTATGGTCTGCCACAGGATCGTGGATGACTTGCACCCGAGGCTTACCTTCATCTCGTCCTATCGTTTTGCTGAACTTTGTTGTACAGATTTGTATCTGTAAGCTATGACGCCCGGCTATGCGCCATGAATGCAGCAAAGCGTACATCACCCTTTTGCGGAACAGCATTTATTTGTAATTGCCGTATCTCAATGAAGGCTGTAGCAGAGTAGAATTATGCTGAATATCAGATTTCCAATCTGTATGCTTTCGATGGATGGATCACtgctgtttgtgtgtgtgtgtgtgtgcagcgATATGATTGTTTCGTGTCGCCGTGACTTCCGTTTCAGCTAAAATTATACCCCAAGcaccacaatgtactgaaagtcgagtgcaatacgcCTCGTGCACAATCTAAAGGTGGCGCTTTGCGCGGCCACGTAGCGGTGGGAAAACGAACTTTTTGTGTGTATCGTGCGATATCGAAACCAGTCAAAAGTGTGGCGGGCGTTGTGAACATCGAAATTATGTGAATCGGTTGTGTGACTTTGTGGATTTCAATCGCTTTAAAATCCGAACGACTACTACTTTCGGTCCTCAGCGGTCATAAGACTATTCTATAAGGCATAAGACTATATGCAGAAGCATGCATGTCAGTGTTATTCCAATTCTTTTAGCTTTTCTTCGTGAGCGAAGAGGAAagagctgtatgtatgtgtgtgtacgtgtccgtgtgtgagatggtgagGTCTCACCGAGACAGCGGTATAGAGGGTACAGgggagggtaaatgtaaatggaggcaaaTAATTTAAAGTTGAAGcagttgaaggtaattaagagtaagaggtaattgaaggtaattagaggtaacTAAAGGCGATTAAAACAAAAAAGGTGAGTAAGATTAAACGAAATTAAGGAATACCGAAGGTCACCGCAGGTTATACCGGAGGTAATTATGGGTAATTAACGTCAGTTAATGGGCgattgagagtaattaaggaaagtaaacgtaattaaaggtaagTAAGGAAAGGGATTTCAAGATTATCATTAAGTTAATCAGTTAATTCAAGGGTAATTACGGGGTAATTGAAAGTAGTTGATGCTAATTAAAGATTAATTAAACGGGCTTACATGTAGTAATTGAAACATCGAAAGTGTCAAAGTGGGAATCAAGCACTGACTgcaggtggacaaccggaagtcagatTAGACCGGAAATGAGCATAGCATTCATAGTTTTCATGTTTTCAAGGTATTGGCATGGATGACACCTTCGTCCTCCTGGCCGCCTGGAGGCGAACGGACCCCCGGAGGCCCGTCGTGGAACGTATGGGCGAAACGTACAGGGAAGCTGCCGTCTCCATCACTATCACCTCGCTTACAAACTTCATCTCTTTCTGCATCGGAGCTATTACTCCATTTCCATCGGTGAATATCTTCTGCATCTACACTGCAGTAGCCGTGCTCTTCACCTACCTCTACCAGATAACTTTCTTTGGAGGATGCTTGGCGCTCTCCGGCTATGCTGAAGAGAAGAATCTCCATGGACTTCTGTGTTTTCCCACGATGCCAAAGTCCCAAGCAAGTAAGTAATTTGAGGCATTATGAAGATCACTTCTGCACGGTGTACCATGTCCCCGTCGGAAGGCAAGACAAAAAGGCTTGATATATCACGAAATCGCTGTCGGGATATCCCTCCCACTTGATAACACCTCGGATCCCACCAAAGAGTACTCTGATCGAGGTGGACCAAAACGATGCTGTGCTGCTATATCACAGAAAAACTAGCCACTAAGCGGCAGCAGCAGCATTTTCAGGGCAGTCTGTTTACAGCAGTGTCACATATGCCAAAGTCACAGAAAAATAATGACATATTGATGTACTGAGAGTTGATAGAGGGGCAGGTTTATATGGGTCCGCATTCGACCAGAAGAGAGCACAAagcacagcagacgacacagacatGTTGCCTGCTGTG is from Ornithodoros turicata isolate Travis chromosome 8, ASM3712646v1, whole genome shotgun sequence and encodes:
- the LOC135366249 gene encoding programmed cell death protein 6-like translates to MAVKEDEVASLGDCWTIVTITDYYFSFKSPRAIHRVAWSPGSLFAGDACVLVEFPYRYPVVPLTSMSKTPSETSLIEKKDVAYLTSVFKSVDRDQSGFIKHIELQRALANGCWKCFSEDIVCLMIGMFDRTFTGNINLEQFITLWNCITDWINCFKAHSKSCKGRIDKAELQSCMTELGYRLSPGLCAIMIRRFDQMGDYRIGQDDYIRLCIVLYDALDAYNKLDPNKTGTAKINYDDFLHMMFTMSK